The following proteins are encoded in a genomic region of Triticum dicoccoides isolate Atlit2015 ecotype Zavitan chromosome 1B, WEW_v2.0, whole genome shotgun sequence:
- the LOC119312072 gene encoding F-box protein At2g26160-like, whose protein sequence is MAAENKLHSQPPPWWSALPLDLAGLVLSLLPAYADRARFAAVCLQWRAAARQKLQTTTLPLLALPDGTFYSLPYDKPFCFPGCGFAGYKSVCGSWLVFPRDDGCFLVNPFSRAVVTLPPLSSVRLRPPNAVAKWSLDEHGSKFADPYNTWMHIKKSKKLHVIKLILCSSNLVAALVGVEHTSQILICQPGALSWSVRACDECKDFEDMAFYQGKLYALDDDENLLVVNISNDQSTGNPQVSRIGRVIEGKADFRLYHVGTEENGLPVKKLYLVESRGMLLMVRRNIWCQVPEVRPGGPRKFIAGRSEFEVFEADFEHSQWIKVSTMGDDQVLFPGRRCSRAVAVSRYGLLGNRIFFLDDDDEYRVDYHYAEENTSCSAYDMQLGDISSPHPIISWKRHKEMRLAAWLFPQD, encoded by the coding sequence ATGGCAGCAGAGAACAAACTGCACTCGCAGCCACCGCCGTGGTGGTCAGCCCTCCCGCTGGACCTGGCAGGCCTGGTGCTCAGCCTGCTCCCTGCGTACGCCGACCGCGCCCGCTTCGCCGCAGTGTGCCTGCAGTGGCGTGCCGCCGCGAGGCAGAAGCTCCAGACCACAACACTACCCCTGCTCGCGCTGCCCGACGGCACCTTCTACAGCCTCCCCTATGACAAGCCCTTCTGCTTTCCAGGGTGCGGCTTCGCTGGGTACAAGAGCGTCTGTGGCAGCTGGCTTGTCTTCCCCCGTGACGATGGGTGCTTCCTTGTCAATCCCTTCTCCAGGGCGGTCgtgacgctccctcctctctcgagCGTCCGACTCCGGCCTCCAAATGCAGTCGCTAAATGGTCACTCGACGAGCATGGGTCAAAATTTGCAGACCCTTACAATACATGGATGCATATCAAGAAGTCAAAGAAGCTGCACGTAATTAAGCTAATCCTGTGCTCGTCAAACCTTGTTGCCGCATTGGTCGGCGTTGAGCACACCAGTCAGATCCTAATCTGCCAGCCAGGGGCCTTGTCGTGGTCGGTACGCGCGTGTGATGAATGTAAGGATTTTGAAGACATGGCATTCTACCAGGGCAAGCTCTATGCCCTTGACGATGACGAGAACCTCCTTGTGGTGAACATCAGCAACGACCAAAGCACCGGCAATCCGCAGGTTTCTCGGATTGGAAGGGTCATCGAGGGCAAGGCGGATTTCAGGTTATACCATGTTGGGACTGAAGAGAACGGTTTGCCCGTGAAGAAGCTCTATCTGGTTGAATCGCGTGGCATGTTGCTGATGGTACGCAGGAATATTTGGTGCCAGGTTCCTGAAGTTAGACCTGGAGGGCCTCGTAAATTTATTGCTGGACGAAGCGAGTTTGAGGTATTCGAGGCTGACTTTGAGCACTCGCAATGGATCAAGGTGTCAACCATGGGGGATGACCAGGTGCTGTTTCCGGGTCGAAGGTGCTCCAGGGCTGTGGCCGTGTCTCGGTACGGGTTGTTGGGCAATCGCATCTTCTTCTTGGACGACGATGACGAGTATCGTGTGGATTACCATTACGCCGAGGAGAACACATCATGCAGTGCCTATGACATGCAACTCGGCGACATCTCTTCCCCTCATCCAATTATTTCCTGGAAGCGCCACAAGGAGATGCGTCTGGCAGCATGGCTATTCCCCCAGGACTGA